A DNA window from Castanea sativa cultivar Marrone di Chiusa Pesio chromosome 7, ASM4071231v1 contains the following coding sequences:
- the LOC142643975 gene encoding uncharacterized protein LOC142643975 produces MEKLTFTLVTTARKLKPYFQAHIVVVLIDKPLQRAMSNPEAAGRIAIWAIELSEFDIQYRPQTAIKGKVIVDFIAEFMNAYKTTVGIPAGETSFRLASGNEAVILAEVRLTSYRVGNYNSSKNDEAIRLQLDLVNEVKVTAKQRLAWYQDLMAKHYNSKVRNRDFQVGDLVLRKVTGATRDLAQGKLGPNWKGPYRITSWQRKGTYHLETLDRQKLRHP; encoded by the exons ATGGAAAAGCTCACCTTCACGTTGGTAACTACCGCTCGTAAGCTCAAACCATACTTCCAGGCCCACATTGTGGTCGTCTTGATAGACAAACCCCTGCAGAGAGCAATGAGCAACCCTGAAGCAGCTGGACGGATAGCGATATGGGCAATTGAGTTGAGTGAATTTGACATACAGTATCGCCCACAAACAGCCATAAAAGGGAAAGTCATCGTTGACTTTATTGCAGAATTCATGAAC GCCTACAAGACAACAGTAGGGATACCTGCAGGAGAGACTTCGTTTCGACTGGCATCCGGGAATGAGGCAGTCATCTTGGCCGAGGTCAGACTCACAAGCTACAGAGTGGGAAACTATAATAGTAGTAAGAATGATGAAGCTATACGCCTTCAGCTTGATTTGGTGAACGAGGTCAAGGTGACGGCAAAGCAGAGGTTAGCATGGTACCAagacctcatggccaagcattacaactccaaaGTCAGAAATAGGGACTTCCAGGTTGGAGATCTCGTCTTGAGGAAGGTGACGGGGGCGACAAGAGACCTTGCCCAgggaaagctaggacctaatTGGAAAGGACCTTACAGGATCACGTCGTGGCAAAGGAAAGGCACCTACCATCTTGAGACACTAGACAGACAAAAGCTACGCCATCCAtag